The DNA segment GCTGATCATCGCTGGTGTCGCCGACGGCGAGCCGCGCCTGTACGAGACTGACCCCTCCGGAACGCCATACGAGTGGAAGGCCCTGGCCGTCGGGGCCGACCGCAACGACATCCGCGAGTACCTCGAAGAGCACTACGACGCGGAGATGACTCTGGACGACGGGGTCGGGCTGGCGCTCTCGGCGCTGGCATCAGTCACCGACGGCGGCCTCTCGCCCGAGGGGATCGGCGTCGCCACCATCAGCGTCGAGGACGAGCGGTTCGAACAACTCGACGAGCGGACGCGGCGTGAGCACCTCGAAGCCAACGATATCCTGGCTGGCGAGGACGACGAGACCGACGAGGAGTAGCGGTTCGGCGTCGCTCCGTTCTGGTTGCGAGTTCCGCCCGTAGAGGGACGACACGGGCTAGTCTTCGTAGGAGATGCGTTTGACTCGTCCGGGGACCGACCGGTACTCCCAGATGTGACTCCCGTCCCTGGCCGGCTTGACGCGGTCGACCTGTTCGAGCCCCTGTTTGATGCAATCCCACCACGTCGACTCGGAATCATAGCCCGCCGGGAACTCCTCGTAGAGCGCGTCGACGAAGTCGTTGCGTTTGGCCGTTTCGAGGTCGCGCAACAGCGCGAGCGCGGCTCCGACGGCCCGCCGCCGCCGCGCGACGAGGTCCTCGTCGTACCCGGGAACGTCGATGGTATCGAGATCGGCGATGTCCTCGCCGATGCGGCGATCGGTGTCGTTGATGGCCGTCTGTGAGCTGTAGTTGATCCCGGATCCGACGCCGTCGCCGAGCCGTTCGCGCGTCTGTGCCACCGCCCGACGGGCGAACTCGTCGAAGCGGTTCGCCTCGACGTTCGAAAGCGCGTGGGCGCTGTCGGCGATACTCTCGTCCTCGATCCGGGCGACATCGGGTGCGAGGTTCGTACCCATGACTGTCGCCAGGTCGTCGGGATCAGGCGGGTCGGCTTCGACCTCGTGTTCGATCGGCGGCGTTTCGACGTTCTGGAGGTCCATCTCCGTGGCCTGCTCGGCGTACGCGCTCAGCAGCGCGGCGCGCTCGTCGTCGCTGTCGATCGCGAACCGTCGGCTGACGATCCATTCGAGATACGCCTCACGCGTCTCGAAACCCAGCATATCGGCCTCGACAGCTAGCCCGCGTGCCGTCTCCTCGGACACGTCCAACTCGAACGTGGGCATTCGATAGGCGATACACGGGTAGCTGCCTTGAATGTTCCCCGGACAGTCCCGACAACTATCGATCGTGACAAGATGTCTCCGCCCAGAATTGTACCCAGCAGCAAGCCAGGGGAGGGATTTGAACCCTCGAACTCCCGATTACAAGTCGGGTGCTTGGACCACCCAAGCTCCCCTGGCGCGGTTGTACGTAGTGGGGAGGGACTTTAAGACGTATCGCTTTCGACCGACTTTTCGAAGGTCACCCGATGGGGCTGGTAACCACGATCCCGATAGAACTGCCGGGCCATGTCGTTGTCGGCCATCGCCTCTAGCGCGATCGCGTCCGCACCGTCCTCGGCGAGCACCCGTTCGGCAACGTCGAGCAACTGCGTTCCGACCCCCTCGCCGCGGGCCTCGGGGACGACGTAGAGATTCTGAATGACACCGCGGGTCGACGATTTCGCGAAGGTGCTGCCCGCCATCGTGAACGTAACGAAGC comes from the Halapricum desulfuricans genome and includes:
- a CDS encoding GNAT family N-acetyltransferase, whose protein sequence is MSETTVEIRAATMDDLDQLVVQWIDLAAGQREYGSHLRTESNRTRISELFARRIAQDEARIARSGDRIVGFVTFTMAGSTFAKSSTRGVIQNLYVVPEARGEGVGTQLLDVAERVLAEDGADAIALEAMADNDMARQFYRDRGYQPHRVTFEKSVESDTS